One genomic segment of Trichocoleus sp. includes these proteins:
- the radA gene encoding DNA repair protein RadA, with protein MPKQRSIYICNECGAEFPQYFGRCPGCGNWNSMVEQMATAAASTSQTRTAIATTRNGNKSHTETAPAHAVSALTFNQITDHPQARIFSGYGELDRVLGGGIVPGSLVLIGGDPGIGKSTLLLQVANRLSQRHRILYVCAEESGQQVKLRSQRLGVGQEANPAGSDAEKGISEGVNSAANPSSDADLYLLPEIELETVIRELEALRPQVAVIDSIQALYYPALGSAPGSVSQVRECTSALMQVAKRAHITLFIVGHVTKEGAIAGPKVLEHLVDTVLYFEGDRFASHRLLRSVKNRFGATHELGVFEMAEAGLEEVRNPSELFLGNRDEQSPGTATIVACEGTRPLVVELQALVSPTSYSSPRRSTTGVEYNRLLQILAVLEKRVGIPLSKLDAYVASSGGLNVAEPAADLGVAVSIAASFRDRVVDPETVIIGEVGLGGQIRPVSHMELRLKEAVKLGFKRAIVPASQSVAVSGMEIIPVSRVVDAITTALVAGKS; from the coding sequence ATGCCTAAACAACGATCCATATACATTTGTAACGAATGTGGTGCAGAGTTCCCCCAATATTTTGGTCGCTGCCCTGGTTGCGGGAATTGGAATTCGATGGTAGAGCAAATGGCAACTGCTGCTGCCTCAACAAGCCAAACTCGTACTGCAATTGCTACGACAAGAAATGGCAATAAATCTCACACTGAAACTGCGCCTGCCCATGCTGTTTCTGCTTTAACCTTTAATCAAATTACCGATCATCCTCAAGCCCGTATTTTCTCTGGCTATGGAGAACTCGATCGCGTTTTAGGTGGCGGTATTGTTCCGGGTTCCCTCGTGTTGATTGGGGGAGATCCAGGGATTGGCAAATCAACTCTGCTGCTGCAAGTTGCCAACCGACTTTCACAACGGCATCGTATTCTTTATGTCTGTGCTGAAGAATCGGGACAGCAGGTAAAGCTTCGATCGCAGCGGCTCGGTGTTGGGCAGGAAGCGAATCCAGCAGGAAGCGACGCAGAGAAAGGAATCTCGGAGGGCGTGAATTCAGCCGCGAACCCGTCATCGGATGCTGATTTATACCTGCTGCCAGAAATTGAACTGGAGACGGTGATTCGAGAACTAGAGGCTTTGCGTCCGCAGGTGGCAGTGATTGATAGTATCCAGGCATTGTACTACCCGGCATTGGGGTCGGCTCCGGGGTCTGTGTCGCAGGTGCGCGAATGTACTTCGGCTTTGATGCAAGTGGCAAAGCGAGCCCATATCACGCTGTTTATTGTGGGGCACGTGACGAAAGAAGGGGCAATTGCTGGTCCTAAAGTGCTGGAACATTTGGTCGATACAGTGCTCTATTTTGAGGGCGATCGATTTGCTAGCCATCGATTGTTGCGCTCGGTGAAAAATCGCTTTGGCGCAACTCATGAGCTCGGCGTGTTCGAGATGGCAGAAGCTGGGTTAGAAGAGGTTAGAAATCCTTCTGAGCTATTTTTGGGCAATCGAGATGAGCAGTCTCCGGGCACGGCAACGATCGTGGCTTGTGAAGGCACTCGCCCTCTGGTGGTGGAGCTGCAAGCATTGGTGAGTCCCACAAGCTATTCCTCACCCAGACGATCGACAACAGGCGTGGAATATAACCGTTTGCTGCAAATTCTGGCAGTGTTGGAAAAACGAGTTGGCATTCCGCTCTCAAAGTTAGATGCCTATGTTGCTTCTTCGGGTGGCTTAAACGTGGCGGAGCCTGCTGCTGATCTAGGGGTTGCTGTTTCCATTGCCGCGAGCTTCCGCGATCGAGTGGTTGATCCGGAAACGGTGATTATTGGGGAAGTGGGGCTGGGTGGACAGATTCGCCCGGTATCGCATATGGAATTGCGGCTGAAAGAGGCAGTGAAGTTGGGCTTTAAGCGAGCGATCGTGCCTGCAAGCCAGTCTGTGGCGGTGTCTGGAATGGAAATCATCCCTGTATCTAGAGTGGTGGATGCCATTACAACCGCATTAGTAGCGGGAAAATCGTAA